One Brachybacterium kimchii genomic window carries:
- a CDS encoding DUF3054 domain-containing protein: protein MLRFLGALIGDVLAVVLFVAIGLLQHGYDISTQNLVLVGWPFAAALLVGHLAAQTWRAPFRIWPQGVFVWAITIVGAMAVRTLMQAGTEVSFVIVTSIVLGVLMLGWRAVATFLTRGERRVVEVVDEADLETATGSAGTTGPEVEKSPEGGTAAGKADNS from the coding sequence GTGCTTCGCTTCCTCGGTGCCCTGATCGGCGACGTCCTCGCCGTGGTCCTCTTCGTCGCGATCGGCCTGCTCCAGCACGGCTACGACATCTCGACGCAGAATCTCGTGCTGGTGGGCTGGCCCTTCGCGGCCGCCCTCCTCGTCGGCCATCTGGCCGCGCAGACCTGGCGCGCACCCTTCCGCATCTGGCCGCAGGGCGTGTTCGTGTGGGCGATCACGATCGTCGGCGCCATGGCGGTGCGCACCCTCATGCAGGCCGGCACCGAGGTGTCCTTCGTGATCGTCACCTCGATCGTCCTGGGCGTGCTCATGCTCGGCTGGCGCGCGGTCGCGACCTTCCTCACCCGCGGCGAGCGCAGGGTCGTCGAGGTCGTCGACGAGGCCGATCTCGAGACGGCGACCGGGTCCGCGGGCACCACCGGGCCCGAGGTCGAGAAGTCCCCCGAGGGCGGGACCGCCGCCGGAAAGGCCGACAACTCCTGA
- the hisD gene encoding histidinol dehydrogenase has protein sequence MSFLSVTDLRGTRPGPAELAASLPRPEVDVAAAAEAVAPVIEDVATRGAAAVLEASERFDGVRPEHLRVPPEEIARALAELDPSVRSALETAIARVRAVDAAQVREPDSVEVIPGGRVTQRWVPVRRVGLYVPGGRAVLPSSVVMNAVPAQTAGVGTIVLASPPQKEFGGLPHPTILAACALLGIEEVLAVGGAQAIALLAHGADDLGDGRALEGVDLVTGPGNVYVAAAKRLVRGIVGIDAEAGPTEIAILADAAAEPRLVAADLISQAEHDPMAAAVLVTDDEALVGRVEEELDAQVPAAEHHERITEALRGRQSGAILVDDIEQGLAVVDAYGAEHLEIQTADADGVAARVTNAGAVFVGPFSPVSLGDYAAGSNHVLPTGGTSRFAGGLGVQSFLRGIHVVEYDEHALAASREAATTLARSEGLPAHGTAVDVRFALGE, from the coding sequence ATGTCCTTCCTCTCCGTGACCGACCTGCGCGGGACCCGTCCCGGCCCCGCCGAGCTCGCCGCCTCCCTGCCCCGTCCCGAGGTCGACGTCGCCGCCGCGGCCGAGGCCGTCGCCCCGGTGATCGAGGACGTCGCGACGCGCGGCGCGGCCGCCGTCCTCGAGGCCTCCGAGCGCTTCGACGGGGTGCGCCCCGAGCACCTGCGCGTCCCGCCCGAGGAGATCGCGAGGGCGCTCGCCGAGCTCGACCCGTCGGTGCGCTCGGCCCTGGAGACCGCGATCGCACGGGTCCGCGCCGTCGACGCCGCCCAGGTGCGCGAGCCCGACAGCGTCGAGGTGATCCCCGGCGGACGCGTCACCCAGCGCTGGGTGCCCGTGCGCCGCGTGGGCCTCTACGTCCCCGGCGGCCGCGCCGTGCTGCCCAGCTCCGTGGTGATGAACGCCGTGCCCGCGCAGACCGCGGGCGTCGGCACGATCGTGCTCGCCTCCCCGCCGCAGAAGGAGTTCGGCGGTCTGCCGCACCCCACGATCCTCGCTGCCTGCGCCCTGCTGGGCATCGAGGAGGTGCTGGCCGTGGGCGGCGCGCAGGCGATCGCCCTGCTCGCCCACGGCGCCGACGACCTCGGCGACGGCCGCGCGCTCGAGGGCGTGGACCTCGTGACCGGCCCCGGGAACGTCTACGTCGCCGCGGCGAAGCGCCTGGTGCGCGGCATCGTCGGGATCGACGCGGAGGCCGGACCGACGGAGATCGCGATCCTCGCCGACGCCGCCGCGGAGCCCCGCCTGGTCGCCGCCGACCTCATCTCCCAGGCCGAGCACGACCCGATGGCCGCCGCCGTGCTGGTCACGGACGACGAGGCCCTCGTCGGCCGCGTCGAGGAGGAGCTGGACGCCCAGGTCCCCGCGGCCGAGCACCACGAGCGGATCACGGAGGCGCTGCGCGGACGCCAGAGCGGCGCGATCCTCGTGGACGACATCGAGCAGGGACTCGCGGTCGTCGACGCCTACGGTGCGGAGCACCTCGAGATCCAGACGGCCGACGCGGACGGCGTCGCTGCGCGCGTCACCAACGCCGGTGCGGTGTTCGTCGGCCCCTTCAGCCCCGTGAGCCTGGGCGACTACGCGGCCGGCTCCAACCACGTGCTCCCCACGGGCGGCACCTCGCGCTTCGCCGGGGGACTGGGCGTGCAGTCGTTCCTGCGCGGCATCCACGTCGTCGAGTACGACGAGCACGCGCTCGCCGCGTCACGGGAGGCGGCGACCACGCTCGCCCGTTCCGAGGGCCTGCCGGCCCACGGCACCGCAGTGGACGTGAGGTTCGCGCTCGGCGAGTGA
- the tpx gene encoding thiol peroxidase, protein MATTAFKGTPVTTVGELPVVGSAAPAFELVGQDLGAVATGDFSGRRIVLNIFPSLDTGTCAMSVRRFNEIASGLENTVVVCASKDLPFAQARFCGAEGLTNVVTGSAFRSSFGEDFGVTQTDGPLQGLLARAVVVIDADGTVLHSQLVPEISEEPDYDAAVAALG, encoded by the coding sequence ATGGCCACCACCGCCTTCAAGGGCACACCCGTCACCACCGTCGGCGAGCTCCCCGTCGTCGGCTCCGCCGCCCCCGCGTTCGAGCTCGTCGGGCAGGACCTCGGTGCCGTCGCCACGGGCGACTTCTCCGGCCGACGGATCGTGCTGAACATCTTCCCGTCCCTGGACACCGGCACCTGTGCGATGAGCGTGCGCCGCTTCAACGAGATCGCGAGCGGCCTGGAGAACACGGTCGTCGTGTGCGCCTCGAAGGACCTCCCCTTCGCGCAGGCCCGCTTCTGCGGCGCGGAAGGGCTCACGAACGTGGTCACCGGCTCCGCCTTCCGGTCGAGCTTCGGGGAGGACTTCGGGGTCACGCAGACCGACGGCCCCCTGCAGGGCCTCCTCGCCCGCGCGGTCGTGGTGATCGACGCCGACGGCACCGTGCTGCACAGCCAGCTGGTCCCGGAGATCTCCGAGGAGCCCGACTACGACGCCGCCGTGGCGGCGCTCGGCTGA
- a CDS encoding histidinol-phosphate transaminase, with protein sequence MPTSSRPDPAAPGADPADPAVRPGIPPRREDLAGVEPYGAPQIDVPHLLNVNESPFGPSAALAADLGRAVQEASAGLNRYPDREFTALRADLAEYLAAESGIPAPAVEEVWAANGSNEVMHQLMLAFGGPGRTALGFAPHYSMYPEYARDTFTRWVVADRGPAPDFALGADDVREAISAHRPHIVVLTSPNNPTGTALDPEVVRAAAEALLPSSGMLVVDEAYGEFRRDGVPSALELLGEFPNLVVTRTMSKAFALAGGRLGYLVADPRIVDAVRVVRLPYHLSAVTQAVARTALAHREELLGQVERLRAERDALFDHLVERGHVVAPSDANFVYFEPLLHRAASRHDVWEALLERGVLIREVGPEPWMRVSVGAPQDNAAFRTALEEADPR encoded by the coding sequence ATGCCCACCTCGAGCCGACCCGACCCCGCCGCGCCCGGCGCCGATCCCGCGGATCCGGCCGTGCGCCCGGGTATCCCGCCGCGCCGCGAGGACCTCGCGGGCGTCGAGCCGTACGGGGCCCCGCAGATCGACGTGCCGCACCTGCTGAACGTCAACGAGAGCCCCTTCGGCCCCTCCGCCGCGCTCGCCGCGGATCTGGGGCGCGCGGTGCAGGAGGCGTCGGCCGGCCTGAACCGCTATCCCGACCGCGAGTTCACGGCGCTGCGCGCAGACCTCGCCGAGTACCTCGCCGCGGAGTCCGGGATCCCCGCGCCCGCGGTCGAGGAGGTCTGGGCGGCGAACGGCTCGAACGAGGTCATGCACCAGCTGATGCTCGCCTTCGGCGGGCCCGGCCGCACGGCCCTCGGCTTCGCCCCGCACTACTCGATGTATCCCGAGTACGCGCGCGACACCTTCACCCGCTGGGTCGTCGCCGACCGCGGCCCCGCCCCGGACTTCGCGCTCGGCGCGGACGACGTGCGCGAGGCGATCTCCGCGCACCGTCCGCACATCGTCGTCCTCACCAGCCCGAACAACCCGACGGGGACGGCGCTCGACCCGGAGGTCGTGCGCGCCGCCGCCGAGGCGCTGCTGCCCAGCTCGGGGATGCTCGTCGTCGACGAGGCCTACGGCGAGTTCCGACGCGACGGCGTGCCCAGCGCGCTCGAGCTGCTCGGCGAGTTCCCGAATCTCGTGGTCACGCGCACCATGTCCAAGGCCTTCGCGCTCGCCGGCGGCCGTCTGGGCTATCTGGTCGCGGATCCGCGGATCGTCGACGCCGTGCGCGTGGTGCGCCTGCCCTACCACCTCTCGGCCGTCACCCAGGCCGTCGCCCGCACCGCCCTCGCGCACCGCGAGGAGCTGCTGGGCCAGGTCGAGCGGCTGCGCGCCGAGCGCGACGCCCTCTTCGACCACCTCGTCGAGCGCGGTCACGTCGTCGCCCCGTCCGACGCGAACTTCGTGTACTTCGAGCCGCTCCTGCACCGGGCCGCGAGCCGCCACGACGTGTGGGAGGCTCTGCTCGAGCGCGGCGTGCTCATCCGCGAGGTCGGGCCCGAGCCCTGGATGCGGGTCTCGGTCGGCGCGCCCCAGGACAACGCCGCTTTCCGCACCGCCCTCGAGGAGGCCGACCCCCGATGA
- a CDS encoding sulfite exporter TauE/SafE family protein, with product MDPQSLVVLLVMGALAGAINSAVGSGSLLTLPVLLALGLDPGTAVRTNTMGMVFSTVGSFFGYRREISAEWRDVRPLAAIVVVTATIGSCLLLVSPPGALRVVVPILIVVALLLVVFQKRLATWIPRRGSGQGDPDAGSSAAAYRSPGLMVSMGAASMYGGYFTAAQGILYLGLLGAFTGRSMKSVNAVKNLFSLLVNVMAALVYLVAHFAFGADVRWEGVVAIAVGALLGGYFGSHLTKRLPEWVLRGTIVVIALLALVRQILG from the coding sequence GTGGATCCGCAGTCGCTCGTGGTGCTGCTCGTGATGGGTGCCCTCGCGGGCGCGATCAACTCCGCGGTGGGCAGCGGATCGCTGCTCACGCTCCCCGTGCTGCTGGCTCTCGGCCTCGACCCCGGCACCGCCGTGCGCACGAACACCATGGGCATGGTGTTCTCGACCGTCGGCTCGTTCTTCGGCTACCGGCGCGAGATCTCCGCCGAATGGCGCGACGTGCGCCCGCTCGCCGCCATCGTGGTCGTGACCGCGACCATCGGGTCCTGCCTGCTGCTGGTCTCACCGCCCGGAGCGCTCAGGGTCGTCGTCCCCATCCTCATCGTGGTCGCGCTGCTGCTCGTGGTCTTCCAGAAGCGCCTGGCCACCTGGATCCCGCGGCGGGGGAGCGGCCAGGGGGACCCGGACGCCGGCAGCAGCGCGGCCGCCTACCGCTCGCCGGGCCTCATGGTCTCCATGGGCGCCGCCTCGATGTACGGGGGCTACTTCACGGCCGCGCAGGGCATCCTCTACCTCGGCCTGCTCGGCGCCTTCACCGGCCGCTCGATGAAGAGCGTCAACGCAGTGAAGAACCTGTTCAGCCTGCTCGTCAACGTGATGGCGGCGCTCGTCTACCTCGTGGCCCACTTCGCCTTCGGCGCCGACGTGCGGTGGGAGGGCGTGGTCGCGATCGCGGTCGGCGCCCTGCTCGGCGGCTACTTCGGCTCCCACCTCACCAAGCGCCTTCCCGAATGGGTGCTGCGCGGCACCATCGTCGTGATCGCGCTCCTCGCCCTCGTGCGTCAGATCCTGGGCTGA
- a CDS encoding polyphosphate kinase 2 family protein — MAQAKKQQSPRPKKSTKQGGSAKSAKPAKSATSGATATTSREPAKTSKTSKSSKTSKATKPSKTPKASTTSKTSKSPEPAKAAASKSSRDLRPVVLSPGSLPDDVPSGFTVPPGWAGDVHEFDPHATPGFDGGKKKGEKHLLACDDSLADLQERLFAAHHGAASGGRSVLLVVQGMDTSGKGGIMRHVVGAVDPQGISITAFKAPTEEEKQHDFLWRIRPHVPAAGQIGVFDRSHYEDVLIHRVHGWADAEEIERRYAAINAFEKEITDSGVTIVKVMLHLSYAEQGERLMERLERPDKHWKFNPGDIDERGYWSAYMDAYSKALSATSTPHAPWVVVPADRKWYARIAVQQLLLQALGEIDPQWPAADFDVAEQTARLRETFASQG; from the coding sequence ATGGCACAGGCGAAGAAGCAGCAGAGCCCCCGTCCGAAGAAGAGCACGAAGCAGGGCGGGAGCGCGAAGTCGGCGAAGCCGGCGAAGTCGGCGACGTCGGGGGCGACGGCCACGACGAGCCGCGAGCCCGCGAAGACCTCCAAGACGTCGAAGTCCTCCAAGACGTCCAAGGCGACGAAGCCCTCCAAGACCCCCAAGGCGTCCACCACGTCGAAGACCTCCAAGTCCCCCGAGCCCGCGAAGGCCGCAGCGTCGAAGTCCTCGCGCGATCTCCGACCCGTCGTCCTCTCACCCGGCTCCCTGCCGGACGACGTCCCGAGCGGCTTCACGGTCCCGCCGGGGTGGGCGGGCGACGTCCACGAGTTCGACCCGCACGCGACCCCGGGCTTCGACGGCGGCAAGAAGAAGGGCGAGAAGCACCTCCTGGCCTGCGACGACTCCCTTGCTGATCTGCAGGAGCGACTCTTCGCAGCCCACCACGGGGCGGCATCCGGGGGACGCAGCGTGCTGCTGGTCGTCCAGGGCATGGACACCTCCGGCAAAGGCGGGATCATGCGGCACGTCGTCGGCGCCGTGGATCCGCAAGGCATCTCGATCACCGCGTTCAAGGCGCCCACCGAGGAGGAGAAGCAGCACGACTTCCTGTGGAGGATCCGCCCGCACGTGCCCGCGGCCGGCCAGATCGGCGTCTTCGACCGTTCGCACTACGAGGACGTGCTCATCCATCGGGTCCACGGATGGGCCGACGCCGAGGAGATCGAGCGGCGCTACGCCGCGATCAACGCCTTCGAGAAGGAGATCACCGACTCCGGGGTCACGATCGTGAAGGTCATGCTCCACCTCTCGTACGCCGAGCAGGGCGAGCGGCTGATGGAGCGCCTCGAGCGCCCGGACAAGCACTGGAAGTTCAACCCCGGGGACATCGACGAGCGCGGGTACTGGAGCGCCTACATGGACGCCTACTCGAAGGCTCTCAGCGCGACCTCGACCCCGCACGCACCATGGGTCGTGGTGCCCGCGGACCGCAAGTGGTACGCCCGGATCGCCGTGCAGCAGCTTCTGCTGCAGGCTCTGGGCGAGATCGACCCGCAGTGGCCCGCCGCCGACTTCGACGTCGCCGAGCAGACCGCGCGCCTGCGGGAGACCTTCGCCTCGCAGGGATGA
- a CDS encoding NADP-dependent isocitrate dehydrogenase: MSRIIYTHTDEAPMLATVSFLPILEAFSRTAGIDVETRDISLAGRIVAAFSDLLPEDQREADALAELGELAKTPEANIIKLPNISASVPQLKAAIAELQAAGIDLPDYPESPSTDAEKDVRARYDAVKGSAVNPVLREGNSDRRAPQAVKNFAKKHPHRMGEWSADSRTTVATMDADDFRANEQSVVLEKDDELSIVHVAADGAETVLKPSIPVLEGEVVDSTVMSARALDAFLAAQVQAAKEQGVLFSVHLKATMMKVSDPILFGHAVRAFFPALFSAYGEQLAAAGLSPNNGLGGILAGADALDPEVAAGVREEITKGLAEGPAIAMVNSHKGISNLHVPSDVIIDASMPAMIRTSGHMWNKDDAEQDSLAVIPDSSYAGVYAATIEDCKANGAFDPTTMGTVPNVGLMAQKAEEYGSHDKTFEIEADGRVEVRDSSGAALMAQQVEAGDIFRACQAKDAPIRDWVQLAVRRSRESGMPAVFWLDESRAHDRNLIAKVEAYLAEEDTEGLDIRILSPIEATKHTLERVRRGEDTISVTGNVLRDYLTDLFPIMELGTSAKMLSVVPLMNGGGLFETGAGGSAPKHVQQLIEEDYLRWDSLGEFLALAESLRHLARTEDNERARVIADALDRATETLLNNGKSPQRKLGTIDNRGSHFYLALYWAQELAAQTDDAELASAFAPIAQEFAGKAEVIDGELLAVQGEPADIGGYYRPDEAKAASVMRPSTTLNAIVEEISSAL; the protein is encoded by the coding sequence ATGTCGCGGATCATCTACACCCACACCGACGAAGCACCGATGCTCGCCACCGTGTCGTTCCTGCCGATCCTGGAGGCGTTCTCGCGCACTGCCGGGATCGACGTGGAGACCCGGGACATCTCGCTCGCGGGCCGCATCGTCGCGGCCTTCTCCGATCTCCTGCCCGAGGACCAGCGCGAGGCCGATGCGCTCGCGGAGCTCGGCGAGCTCGCGAAGACGCCCGAGGCGAACATCATCAAGCTGCCGAACATCTCGGCCTCGGTCCCGCAGCTCAAGGCCGCGATCGCCGAGCTGCAGGCCGCCGGGATCGACCTTCCCGACTACCCCGAGTCCCCCTCGACCGACGCGGAGAAGGACGTGCGCGCCCGCTACGACGCCGTCAAGGGCTCGGCCGTGAACCCCGTGCTGCGCGAGGGCAACTCCGACCGCCGCGCACCCCAGGCGGTGAAGAACTTCGCGAAGAAGCACCCGCACCGCATGGGCGAATGGTCCGCCGACTCGAGGACCACCGTGGCGACCATGGACGCCGACGACTTCCGGGCCAACGAGCAGTCCGTGGTCCTGGAGAAGGACGACGAGCTCTCGATCGTCCACGTCGCCGCCGACGGCGCCGAGACCGTGCTGAAGCCCTCGATCCCCGTGCTCGAGGGCGAGGTCGTGGACTCGACCGTCATGAGCGCCCGCGCGCTGGACGCCTTCCTCGCGGCACAGGTCCAAGCGGCGAAGGAGCAGGGCGTCCTGTTCTCCGTGCACCTCAAGGCCACGATGATGAAGGTCTCCGACCCGATCCTCTTCGGCCACGCCGTGCGAGCCTTCTTCCCCGCCCTCTTCTCGGCCTACGGCGAGCAGCTCGCCGCGGCGGGCCTGTCCCCGAACAACGGCCTGGGCGGGATCCTCGCCGGGGCCGACGCCCTGGATCCCGAGGTCGCCGCGGGCGTGCGCGAAGAGATCACCAAGGGCCTCGCCGAGGGTCCGGCGATCGCCATGGTGAACTCCCACAAGGGCATCAGCAACCTGCACGTGCCCAGCGACGTCATCATCGACGCCTCGATGCCCGCGATGATCCGCACCTCCGGCCACATGTGGAACAAGGACGATGCGGAGCAGGACTCCCTGGCCGTCATCCCCGACTCCTCCTACGCGGGCGTCTACGCGGCGACCATCGAGGACTGCAAGGCGAACGGCGCCTTCGACCCGACCACCATGGGCACCGTCCCGAACGTCGGCCTGATGGCGCAGAAGGCCGAGGAGTACGGCAGCCACGACAAGACCTTCGAGATCGAGGCCGACGGCCGCGTCGAGGTGCGCGACTCCTCGGGCGCGGCGCTGATGGCCCAGCAGGTCGAGGCCGGCGACATCTTCCGCGCCTGCCAGGCCAAGGACGCCCCGATCCGCGACTGGGTGCAGCTCGCCGTGCGCCGCTCGCGCGAGTCCGGGATGCCCGCCGTGTTCTGGCTGGACGAGTCCCGCGCCCACGACCGCAACCTCATCGCCAAGGTCGAGGCCTACCTCGCCGAGGAGGACACCGAGGGCCTGGACATCCGGATCCTCTCCCCGATCGAGGCGACGAAGCACACCCTGGAGCGCGTGCGCCGCGGCGAGGACACGATCTCCGTGACCGGCAACGTGCTGCGCGACTACCTCACCGACCTCTTCCCGATCATGGAGCTGGGCACGAGCGCCAAGATGCTCTCGGTGGTCCCGCTGATGAACGGCGGCGGGCTGTTCGAGACGGGTGCGGGCGGCTCCGCCCCCAAGCACGTGCAGCAGCTGATCGAGGAGGACTACCTGCGCTGGGATTCCCTCGGGGAGTTCCTGGCCCTCGCCGAGTCCCTGCGTCACCTCGCGCGCACCGAGGACAACGAGCGCGCCCGCGTGATCGCCGACGCCCTGGACCGGGCGACGGAGACGCTGCTGAACAACGGCAAGTCCCCGCAGCGCAAGCTGGGAACGATCGACAACCGCGGCAGCCACTTCTACCTCGCCCTGTACTGGGCGCAGGAGCTGGCCGCGCAGACCGACGACGCGGAGCTCGCCTCCGCCTTCGCCCCCATCGCCCAGGAGTTCGCGGGCAAGGCGGAGGTCATCGACGGCGAGCTGCTCGCCGTGCAGGGCGAGCCGGCCGACATCGGCGGCTACTACCGGCCCGATGAGGCGAAGGCCGCGAGCGTCATGCGGCCCTCGACCACACTGAACGCGATCGTCGAGGAGATCAGCTCCGCGCTGTGA
- the erm gene encoding 23S ribosomal RNA methyltransferase Erm: MPRSLHGGRHELGQNFLVHRPTLEQIADLVPRDGTSVLELGAGDGALTRTLAARGVPLTALEIDEHRARALRRGLPRVRVISGDALAHPLDATTIVGNIPFHLTTPILRRLLREHAWHRAVLLTQWEVARKRAGVGGSTLMTVQAAPWIHARLEGRVPARAFRPVPSVDGGILVLERRERPLLPLRDRPDYERFARRVFAGGGGTLERILPRTLPPRGASGRRRIDDALRAAGVARRDRPRDLAPRQWALLWKRLGRTSRA, translated from the coding sequence ATGCCACGCTCCCTCCATGGCGGACGCCATGAGCTCGGACAGAACTTCCTCGTCCACCGGCCCACTCTCGAGCAGATCGCCGACCTCGTCCCCCGGGACGGCACGAGCGTGCTCGAGCTCGGCGCCGGCGACGGCGCCCTCACCCGAACGCTCGCCGCACGGGGCGTGCCGCTCACGGCCCTCGAGATCGACGAGCACCGCGCCCGGGCACTGCGCCGCGGCCTGCCCCGTGTCCGCGTGATCTCCGGCGATGCGCTCGCCCATCCGCTCGATGCGACGACGATCGTCGGCAACATCCCCTTCCACCTGACCACACCCATCCTGCGGCGCCTGCTGCGGGAGCACGCCTGGCATCGCGCCGTCCTGCTCACGCAGTGGGAAGTGGCCCGCAAGCGCGCCGGAGTGGGCGGATCCACCCTGATGACCGTGCAGGCCGCGCCCTGGATCCACGCGAGGCTCGAGGGCCGCGTGCCCGCACGCGCCTTCCGCCCCGTGCCCTCGGTCGACGGCGGGATCCTGGTGCTCGAGCGTCGTGAGCGCCCCCTCCTCCCGCTCCGGGATCGCCCCGACTACGAACGCTTCGCACGCCGTGTCTTCGCGGGCGGGGGAGGAACCCTCGAGCGGATCCTGCCGAGGACTCTGCCCCCACGCGGGGCGTCGGGCCGACGTCGGATCGACGATGCGCTGCGGGCGGCCGGCGTCGCGCGCCGGGACCGTCCCCGGGACCTCGCGCCTCGCCAGTGGGCGCTCCTCTGGAAGCGGCTCGGGCGCACGTCCCGCGCCTGA